One Pirellulales bacterium genomic window, ATGTAGAGCTTCGGAGTAGTGAATTCCCCTGCGACAGGTTATTGAAGCATAGGTCACGCCGCGCCGACAGGGCCCGGCGGCGTATTCGGCGCCTGTGGCGTCGATTTTTCGCGTGCTAGCAGTCGTCGGCGCGAGTCACGGTGTTGCGCAGCGTGCCAATCCCGGCGATGGTAATTTCGATCTGGTCGCCAGCCGCGAGCGTGAAATCATCCCCGGGCACAATGCCGGCGCCGGTGAGCAGAATCGCCCCTTCGGGAAAGCTGCATTCGCGCGTGAGCCAGCCGACCAGATCGGCGTAGCCGCGGGCCAGTTGATTGGTGTTGGCCTGGCCGGAAAAGACGACGGCGCCATGGCGCTGGATCACCAGCTCGATGGCCGCATCGTCGAACGTGTGTTCGGCGTCGGCCAGGACAATGCCGGGGCCGAGCGCGCAGCAGGCGTCGTACACCTTGGCTTGCGGCAGATAGAGCGGATTCTCGCCTTCGATGTCGCGCGAGCTCATGTCGTTGCCGATCGTGTAGCCGACGATCGCGCCGCGCGGATTGACGACCAGCGCCAGTTCTGGCTCGGGCACGTTCCAGCGCGCGTCACGGCGGATGCGCACCGGCGCATCGTGCCCCACCACGCGATGAGGCGTGGCCTTGAAAAACAGTTCCGGCCGATCGGCGGCGTACACCTGATCGTAGAACTGGGCCGCGCCGACTGATTCTTCCATTC contains:
- a CDS encoding fumarylacetoacetate hydrolase family protein; translated protein: MQLIKAHDQTGQTVIGYVAGAEVHQLDVGFNRYRALADLLHAPDLAASVAELVRQSPRAWPLAELKLLPPIDRQEVWAAGVTYRRSKIARMEESVGAAQFYDQVYAADRPELFFKATPHRVVGHDAPVRIRRDARWNVPEPELALVVNPRGAIVGYTIGNDMSSRDIEGENPLYLPQAKVYDACCALGPGIVLADAEHTFDDAAIELVIQRHGAVVFSGQANTNQLARGYADLVGWLTRECSFPEGAILLTGAGIVPGDDFTLAAGDQIEITIAGIGTLRNTVTRADDC